One genomic window of Ziziphus jujuba cultivar Dongzao chromosome 4, ASM3175591v1 includes the following:
- the LOC132803486 gene encoding carotenoid 9,10(9',10')-cleavage dioxygenase 1-like gives MAAVGVEEKTHENGGGIVVVNPKPNKGVTSKLVDWVETLIVKFMYDPSQPLHYLSGNFAPVPNQTPPTEDLPDCLNGEFVRVGPNKIFSANLILVVKQFRY, from the exons ATGGCAGCTGTGGGGGTGGAGGAGAAGACGCACGAAAATGGAGGAGGAATAGTGGTTGTAAATCCGAAGCCGAATAAGGGAGTGACATCGAAGTTGGTAGATTGGGTAGAGACGCTGATAGTGAAGTTCATGTATGATCCATCTCAGCCTCTTCATTATCTCTCCGGTAACTTTGCTCCGGTTCCTAACCAAACTCCTCCTACCGAGGACCTTCCC GATTGCTTAAATGGAGAATTTGTTCGTGTGGGTCCTAACAAAATTTTCTCTGCTAATTTGATTCTTGTAGTGAAACAATTTAGATATTAA